In Zalophus californianus isolate mZalCal1 chromosome 4, mZalCal1.pri.v2, whole genome shotgun sequence, the following proteins share a genomic window:
- the LOC113928505 gene encoding signal recognition particle 19 kDa protein-like, with protein MACAAARSPPPPPTPADQDRFICIYPAYLNNKKTIAEGRRIPISKAVENPTATEIQDVCSAVGLNVFLEKNKMYSREWNRDVQYRGRVRFQLKQEDGSLCLVQFPSRKSVMLYVAEMIPKLKPRTQKTGGGDQSLQQGEGSKKGKGKKKK; from the coding sequence ATGGCTTGTGCTGCCGCTcggtccccgccccccccccccaccccggccgaTCAGGACAGGTTCATTTGTATCTATCCTGCTTATTTAAATAACAAGAAGACCATCGCAGAGGGGAGGCGAATCCCCATAAGTAAAGCTGTTGAAAATCCTACAGCTACTGAGATTCAAGATGTGTGCTCAGCAGTTGGACTTAATGTAttccttgagaaaaataaaatgtactctaGAGAGTGGAATCGTGATGTTCAGTACAGGGGCAGAGTCCGGTTCCAGCTCAAACAGGAAGATGGCAGCCTCTGTCTCGTACAGTTCCCATCACGTAAGTCAGTAATGTTGTATGTAGCAGAAATGATACCCAAACTAAAACCAAGGACACAAAAAACAGGAGGTGGTGACCAAAGTCTTCAGCAAGGAGAGGGAagtaaaaaagggaaaggaaagaagaagaagtga